From the Arvicola amphibius chromosome 2, mArvAmp1.2, whole genome shotgun sequence genome, one window contains:
- the LOC119806553 gene encoding C-type lectin domain family 2 member D11-like: MSTAESTSLDRVGENRKKLQGKCLRIVSPVSPARLYCCYAVIIVLTGAVIALSVALSLSGKTEQISRNNTYAVCPRNWIGFGNKCFYFSEDMENWTFSQNYCRALKAQLARFDNQRELNFLKRYKGPFDHWIGLHRESSHHPWMWTDNTEYNNLIPIRGEGKHAYLSDRGISSGRNNIHRKWICSMPNSYTLQCPEISQRV, from the exons ATGTCAACTGCGGAGTCCACCTCCCTGGATCGTGTGGGAGAAAACC gTAAAAAGCTCCAAGGAAAATGTCTCAGAATCGTCTCCCCCGTGTCTCCTGCTAGGCTTTACTGCTGCTATGCAGTGATCATCGTCCTCACTGGAGCTGTGATTGCACTTTCTGTGGCTCTGTCATTGTCAG gaaagacagaacagatctCACGCAACAATACCTATGCTGTTTGCCCAAGAAACTGGATTGGATttggaaataaatgtttttatttttctgaagacaTGGAAAACTGGACATTCAGCCAGAACTACTGCAGGGCACTAAAGGCCCAACTAGCTCGATTTGACAACCAAAGGGAGCTG AATTTCCTGAAGAGATACAAAGGGCCATTTGACCACTGGATCGGCCTGCACAGAGAGTCATCACATCACCCTTGGATGTGGACAGACAACACTGAATATAACAACTT gatTCCCATCCGAGGAGAAGGAAAGCATGCCTACCTGAGTGACAGAGGGATCAGCAGTGGCAGGAACAACATACATAGGAAGTGGATTTGTAGCATGCCCAACAGCTACACTTTACAGTGTCCAGAAATTTCACAGCGTGTGTAG